From the genome of Paraburkholderia flava, one region includes:
- a CDS encoding AraC family transcriptional regulator, producing MDVIDHKRAGTVAGHYVGLLLDYLRSCGHSPEALFGAARVAGIESVDVPLRLTHDEYFGILERAVAVTADPDLGFKAGLLIAPRHLGVVGYVVMCCANFAEALAQFDRYVRLLHGIGRPLLVQHGDRVEMPLDWSGTSVPSPVFAQLIMTTRVRMCRLLTGQETTPVDVDFQFATPRDPGPYQRFFGGKVNFGAAQTRLSFPAECLDAPVITASAGMARIIRAQADAQMRQLADEPEFIRELKVMLTQGLTIGRIGMADIAQRMGISSRTLHRRLSDCAYAFRDVLDDVRRERAESYLALSQHSLADIAFMLGYTEQSAFQHAFKRWTGTTPQQYRVVAVK from the coding sequence ATGGACGTGATCGATCACAAGCGGGCCGGCACGGTGGCAGGACACTATGTCGGCCTGTTGCTGGATTACCTGCGTTCCTGTGGACATTCTCCCGAGGCGCTTTTCGGCGCGGCACGGGTTGCCGGGATCGAATCGGTGGACGTGCCGTTACGTCTGACACATGACGAGTATTTCGGCATTCTTGAACGGGCCGTGGCCGTTACCGCCGACCCCGATCTGGGCTTCAAAGCGGGCCTTCTCATCGCGCCACGCCATCTGGGCGTAGTGGGCTATGTGGTGATGTGTTGTGCCAATTTCGCAGAGGCACTTGCGCAATTCGACCGCTATGTGCGGCTGCTGCATGGCATTGGCCGGCCGTTGCTGGTCCAGCACGGCGATCGCGTTGAAATGCCGCTCGACTGGTCGGGAACATCGGTGCCCTCGCCTGTGTTCGCGCAATTGATCATGACGACCCGTGTGAGAATGTGCCGTCTGCTAACCGGTCAGGAAACCACGCCGGTGGACGTCGATTTCCAGTTCGCCACGCCGCGCGACCCCGGCCCGTATCAGCGCTTCTTCGGTGGCAAGGTCAATTTCGGTGCGGCTCAGACCCGACTGTCGTTTCCCGCAGAGTGTCTCGATGCGCCGGTTATCACGGCCAGCGCAGGAATGGCTCGCATCATCCGCGCCCAAGCCGATGCGCAGATGAGGCAACTGGCCGATGAGCCGGAATTCATCCGCGAGCTGAAGGTCATGCTGACTCAGGGCCTCACGATAGGCCGCATAGGCATGGCCGATATCGCACAACGCATGGGAATCTCCTCGCGTACGCTTCACCGGCGCCTGTCCGACTGTGCGTATGCTTTCCGCGATGTCCTGGACGACGTACGCCGTGAACGTGCCGAGTCTTATCTCGCGCTGTCGCAGCACTCGCTGGCCGATATCGCATTCATGCTCGGATACACCGAGCAAAGCGCTTTCCAGCACGCGTTCAAACGTTGGACGGGAACGACGCCGCAACAGTATCGCGTGGTTGCCGTGAAATGA